In the Manis javanica isolate MJ-LG chromosome 12, MJ_LKY, whole genome shotgun sequence genome, one interval contains:
- the LOC140845139 gene encoding bifunctional 3'-5' exonuclease/ATP-dependent helicase WRN-like, with protein sequence MSLRSVAENRVLPISAVGMHLSQAVKAGYPLDTERAGLTAEVQKIIADVIRNPPINSGRGPVDSNGAKRIWAVQSLSDPLNFEAKINFPGF encoded by the exons ATGTCTTTG AGGAGTGTGGCTGAGAACAGGGTTTTGCCCATCTCAGCGGTTGGCATGCACTTATCCCAGGCGGTGAAAGCTGGCTACCCACTTGATACCGAGCGAGCAGGCCTGACTGCAGAGGTTCAGAAGATTATTGCTGATGTTATCCGAAACCCTCCCATCAACTCAG gtcgaggacctgttgattccaatggtgccaagaggatatgggcaGTCCAGTCTCTCTCTGATCCACTGAACTTCGAGGCCAAGATAAACTTCCCAGGCTTCTGA